The following are from one region of the Pectobacterium actinidiae genome:
- a CDS encoding YhcH/YjgK/YiaL family protein, which translates to MIAGNLNTLKLATLPDALWTILSAPGMSLAELNALPEGRYQPEGAEWFYNIGTVNTAPRATRHTEFHSNYLDIQLILEGEEIIGYGLNDVHGQPATERKPDLYILDNPQVPHQIHLQAGDFVTFYPGEAHQALCAINDSPAPVKKAVFKIPVTLLQ; encoded by the coding sequence ATGATTGCAGGAAACCTCAACACCCTCAAACTCGCCACGCTGCCCGATGCACTGTGGACCATTCTGTCCGCACCGGGCATGTCGTTAGCTGAACTGAATGCGCTGCCCGAAGGCCGTTATCAGCCGGAAGGCGCCGAATGGTTCTACAACATCGGCACCGTGAACACCGCACCGCGCGCCACGCGACATACCGAATTCCACAGCAACTATCTCGATATTCAACTGATTCTGGAAGGCGAGGAGATTATCGGTTACGGTCTGAATGATGTGCATGGTCAGCCCGCGACTGAACGTAAGCCGGATCTCTATATTCTGGATAATCCTCAGGTGCCGCATCAGATCCACCTACAGGCAGGCGACTTTGTCACGTTTTATCCGGGCGAAGCCCATCAGGCACTGTGTGCGATTAACGACAGCCCTGCACCGGTCAAAAAAGCCGTGTTTAAAATCCCCGTAACGTTGTTGCAATAA
- a CDS encoding SDR family NAD(P)-dependent oxidoreductase, translated as MSSTAPKHALITGSSSGIGAAITQKLLAEGWRVTGLSRKPGDYSHPNFTHRAVDIMDTPALTAILDEITQVDAVIHAAGIMKAAPLGQLSLEDGETLWRLHINAAQVLADRLVDKLPQGGRIVLLGSRTSSGSAGRSQYVTTKSAMIGMARSWAAELAPRGITVNIVAPGATETPMLTMPGRQSSPPKLPPIGRFIQPQEVADLVGYLLSPSAAAITGQQLVMCGGASL; from the coding sequence ATGTCATCTACAGCCCCTAAACACGCGCTAATTACCGGTAGCAGCTCAGGGATCGGTGCCGCCATCACACAAAAATTACTGGCGGAAGGCTGGCGGGTAACAGGTCTGTCACGCAAGCCGGGTGACTATTCACATCCAAATTTTACCCACCGCGCAGTGGATATCATGGATACGCCCGCGCTGACGGCCATTCTGGACGAGATTACGCAGGTTGATGCCGTCATCCATGCCGCTGGCATTATGAAAGCAGCCCCGCTCGGTCAGCTTTCGCTGGAAGACGGTGAAACGCTATGGCGCTTGCATATCAACGCGGCACAGGTGCTTGCCGATCGTCTGGTCGATAAACTGCCGCAGGGTGGAAGAATTGTACTGCTGGGCAGCCGCACGTCCAGCGGTTCGGCAGGACGTAGCCAGTACGTCACAACCAAATCCGCGATGATCGGCATGGCGAGAAGCTGGGCGGCAGAACTGGCCCCACGCGGCATTACGGTAAACATCGTCGCGCCAGGCGCCACAGAAACCCCGATGTTGACCATGCCGGGGCGGCAAAGTTCTCCGCCGAAGCTGCCGCCAATTGGGCGCTTCATCCAGCCACAGGAAGTGGCCGATCTGGTAGGCTATTTGCTCTCCCCTTCTGCGGCAGCCATTACCGGCCAGCAGTTGGTGATGTGTGGTGGTGCATCGCTGTAA
- a CDS encoding ABC transporter substrate-binding protein → MHNKSHTIRPLHSGNALRRKWLGLTVASAVLLSGLGLPALAQAEGQLRIAQQFGIVYLLLNVAQDQKLIEKQGKEEGLDIKVEYLQLSGGAAVNDALLSGSVDIAGAGTGPLFTLWDRTKGRQNVRAVVATGNFPYYLISNNPNVKTIADLTDKDRIAIPAVGVSVQSRFLQQASAELWGDKAYNRLDKLQVAIPHPEATAAIISGGTEITTHFSNSPFQEQALAGNPKAHIILNSYQVTGGPNSPVVLYATEKFRQDNPRTYRAFVNAIAEAADFASAHPEEAADAFIRVTKSRIDRELLLNILKSPEVSFSVTPHNTLQLGQFLYRVGAIKNKPESVKDYFFDDKHVDAGS, encoded by the coding sequence ATGCATAATAAAAGTCATACAATTCGCCCTCTTCACTCTGGGAACGCTTTACGCCGTAAATGGCTTGGTTTGACAGTCGCCAGCGCGGTGTTGTTGTCGGGACTCGGTCTGCCAGCTCTGGCACAAGCGGAAGGACAGCTGCGTATCGCGCAGCAATTCGGCATCGTTTATCTGCTGCTGAATGTCGCGCAGGATCAAAAGCTGATTGAGAAACAGGGCAAGGAAGAAGGACTGGATATCAAGGTCGAGTATCTGCAACTTTCCGGTGGCGCCGCGGTGAACGATGCTTTGCTCTCCGGCTCGGTAGATATTGCCGGAGCAGGCACCGGACCGCTATTTACGCTGTGGGATCGTACCAAAGGGCGTCAGAATGTCCGCGCCGTGGTAGCAACCGGCAACTTCCCGTATTACCTGATCAGTAATAACCCTAACGTCAAAACCATTGCAGACCTGACGGACAAAGATCGCATCGCCATTCCTGCGGTCGGTGTCTCCGTGCAATCACGTTTCCTGCAACAGGCCTCCGCCGAGTTGTGGGGCGATAAAGCCTATAATCGTCTGGATAAACTTCAGGTCGCCATTCCCCATCCAGAAGCTACCGCCGCCATTATCAGCGGCGGAACGGAAATCACCACGCACTTTTCCAACTCCCCTTTTCAGGAACAAGCGCTGGCAGGCAACCCCAAGGCGCATATTATTCTGAACTCCTATCAAGTCACCGGTGGGCCAAACTCACCAGTAGTACTCTACGCCACTGAAAAATTCCGCCAGGACAATCCACGAACCTATCGCGCCTTTGTTAATGCCATCGCGGAAGCAGCAGATTTCGCCAGCGCGCACCCTGAAGAGGCCGCTGACGCCTTCATCCGCGTGACAAAATCGCGTATCGATCGCGAGCTATTGCTGAACATTCTGAAAAGCCCGGAGGTGTCGTTCAGTGTGACGCCGCACAATACCTTGCAGCTTGGTCAATTCCTGTATCGCGTTGGAGCGATTAAAAACAAACCGGAATCCGTCAAAGACTACTTCTTCGACGATAAGCACGTCGACGCAGGCAGCTAA
- a CDS encoding acyl-CoA dehydrogenase family protein, with amino-acid sequence MDCNDKIKKIIEMELFDTRSRHHISSRDYVDLTVKRMRVIFHEGLINNDMWLGQNKQSKFEELCQNIALFGTLDLSLGISLAAHLIAGNVILTQSSPQQISQYRDEVINLDRIYSFCCTEIACGTNLRNIKTTVTYDHTQKRLFLHSPTPDSYKFWIGNALYSATVGMVLARLIVNNRDEGIHWFRVPLRDEENGSLLPGIRAISCDPKGGVEGYQISGIRFDQVSLPPDAMMQRHAEITQQGTFYSQFSKSQRFASLFETFLQERIFPLSSGSLSAAVALYITYKFSEHRVTSLKPTYQTLIMEPLFCQRLYPELLKAFSLHVLNKVIIHQFKKNWDDKSTHKKLQILVAVGKYLGSSLGLDILRKCRAMCGAQGLHHYNQIMSMQIDYEANITFAGDNSVMSYQIAKYMIGLDRFKNDDVVPQNIAQEVEKSVVADCHQRRFTHAEAQALTYTYALDLIIQEIQENRIVDKEILQDLSNSFIPYMLEKQSFNIITPTIEKINYLMKILTPPIELITAPIINQNYTEIFTSELYTTS; translated from the coding sequence ATGGACTGCAACGACAAGATTAAGAAAATAATAGAAATGGAATTGTTTGATACCCGATCCAGGCATCATATTTCATCACGTGATTATGTGGATTTAACGGTAAAGAGAATGAGAGTTATTTTTCATGAAGGATTGATTAATAACGATATGTGGCTAGGGCAAAACAAGCAATCAAAGTTTGAGGAACTCTGCCAGAATATCGCTTTGTTCGGTACTCTGGATCTGTCACTAGGCATCTCTCTCGCCGCACACCTTATCGCGGGAAATGTGATATTGACGCAATCCAGCCCTCAACAGATAAGTCAGTATCGTGATGAAGTAATTAACTTAGACAGGATCTATTCTTTCTGCTGTACAGAAATAGCCTGTGGCACGAACTTACGCAACATAAAAACAACGGTAACCTACGATCATACTCAAAAAAGGCTGTTTCTCCATTCCCCCACTCCTGACTCTTATAAATTCTGGATAGGCAATGCCCTTTATTCTGCCACCGTCGGAATGGTGCTTGCGAGGCTTATTGTTAACAATCGTGACGAGGGCATTCACTGGTTTCGAGTGCCTCTACGCGATGAAGAAAATGGCAGTCTGCTACCGGGGATCCGGGCTATTTCCTGCGATCCTAAAGGCGGTGTGGAAGGCTATCAGATTTCGGGCATTCGGTTTGATCAAGTCAGCTTACCACCTGACGCAATGATGCAACGTCATGCTGAGATTACGCAACAGGGAACATTTTATAGTCAGTTTTCAAAATCCCAACGTTTTGCCTCACTGTTTGAGACATTTTTACAAGAGCGTATTTTTCCATTAAGTAGTGGTAGCCTTTCAGCAGCCGTTGCTCTTTATATTACTTATAAATTCTCCGAACATCGTGTCACATCATTGAAACCGACATATCAAACCTTAATTATGGAGCCATTATTCTGCCAAAGGCTCTACCCAGAGTTATTAAAAGCATTTTCACTACATGTTTTAAATAAGGTTATAATTCATCAATTCAAAAAAAACTGGGACGATAAAAGCACACATAAAAAATTGCAAATTTTAGTCGCTGTTGGTAAGTATCTAGGGTCATCATTAGGATTAGACATCCTACGTAAATGCCGAGCAATGTGTGGGGCACAAGGTTTACACCACTATAACCAGATTATGTCTATGCAAATTGACTATGAAGCTAATATTACTTTTGCAGGCGACAACTCCGTCATGTCTTATCAAATAGCCAAATATATGATCGGACTCGATAGATTCAAAAACGATGATGTTGTACCCCAAAATATTGCGCAAGAGGTAGAAAAGAGCGTTGTTGCCGATTGTCATCAACGTCGATTTACCCATGCAGAGGCACAGGCTCTCACCTATACCTATGCCTTGGATCTTATTATTCAGGAAATACAAGAAAACAGGATTGTGGATAAGGAAATACTTCAAGATCTTAGTAATAGCTTTATCCCTTACATGTTGGAAAAACAGTCTTTTAACATTATTACTCCAACGATAGAGAAGATAAACTATTTGATGAAGATCCTTACTCCTCCCATTGAGTTGATCACGGCGCCGATAATCAACCAAAACTACACCGAGATATTTACCTCAGAGTTATACACGACATCATAG